A genomic region of Natronoarchaeum mannanilyticum contains the following coding sequences:
- a CDS encoding acyl-CoA dehydrogenase family protein yields MDFGLSEEQRAIRDEVRRFAENEIEPVATEHDVDEKFPHDVMDEAAKMGLTGAHIPVEYGGAGYTPLEMSLITEELFAVDPGIGLCITSAAFGADSIMEYGTEDQKERFLEPIANGEAIMGAAISEPDTGSDVSSVSTEADKDGDEWVINGNKMWITNGSVGDYYVVMCKTDDVDDRYSGFSQILVESDRDGFEADKITGKLGIRASDTAELIFDDVRVPEENLIGTRGAGFLQLMNFFDETRTMVAAQGVGIAKGACERALEYAQDREQFGQSISEFQAIQHKLAEMHTKTEAARQLTYKSAWSVENEDDQLTALASMAKEYASNVAVDVADEAVQIHGGAGYVNDFDVERLYRDAKITQIYEGTTEIQKNIIARELLGKGF; encoded by the coding sequence ATGGACTTCGGACTATCAGAGGAGCAGCGAGCGATCCGCGACGAGGTCCGCCGGTTCGCGGAAAACGAGATCGAACCCGTCGCGACCGAGCACGACGTCGACGAGAAGTTTCCCCACGACGTGATGGACGAGGCGGCGAAGATGGGCCTGACGGGCGCGCACATCCCCGTCGAGTACGGCGGCGCGGGCTACACGCCCCTGGAGATGTCGCTGATCACCGAGGAGCTGTTCGCCGTCGACCCCGGCATCGGGCTCTGCATCACGAGCGCGGCGTTCGGCGCCGACTCGATCATGGAGTACGGCACCGAGGATCAGAAGGAGCGGTTCCTCGAACCGATCGCGAACGGCGAGGCGATCATGGGCGCGGCGATCAGCGAGCCCGACACCGGCTCGGACGTCTCGAGCGTCTCCACGGAGGCCGACAAGGACGGCGACGAGTGGGTGATCAACGGCAACAAGATGTGGATCACCAACGGGTCGGTCGGCGACTACTACGTCGTGATGTGCAAGACCGACGACGTCGACGACCGCTACTCGGGCTTCTCCCAGATCCTCGTCGAGTCCGATCGCGATGGCTTCGAAGCCGACAAGATCACCGGGAAACTCGGCATCCGTGCATCCGACACCGCCGAACTGATCTTCGACGACGTGCGCGTCCCCGAGGAGAACCTGATCGGCACGCGCGGCGCGGGGTTCCTCCAGTTGATGAACTTCTTCGACGAGACGCGGACGATGGTCGCCGCCCAGGGCGTCGGCATCGCCAAGGGCGCCTGCGAGCGCGCCCTGGAGTACGCCCAGGACCGCGAGCAGTTCGGCCAGTCGATCAGCGAGTTCCAGGCGATCCAGCACAAGCTCGCGGAGATGCACACCAAGACCGAGGCCGCCCGCCAGCTCACCTACAAGTCGGCCTGGAGCGTCGAGAACGAGGACGACCAGCTCACCGCGCTGGCCTCGATGGCCAAGGAGTACGCCTCGAACGTGGCGGTCGACGTCGCCGACGAAGCGGTCCAGATCCACGGCGGCGCCGGCTACGTCAACGATTTCGACGTCGAGCGGCTCTACCGGGACGCCAAGATCACCCAGATCTACGAGGGGACCACCGAGATCCAGAAGAACATCATCGCCCGGGAGCTACTCGGGAAAGGGTTCTGA
- a CDS encoding 3-hydroxyacyl-CoA dehydrogenase/enoyl-CoA hydratase family protein has translation MELDDINTVAVLGAGNMGHGIAEVAALAGYEVNMRDIKEEFVQNGYEQIEWSLNKLEEKDQIGEGEAAETLGRVTPLVDVGEAVSDADVVIEAVPEKMDIKKDVYQEVEEHAADEAIFATNTSSLSITELSEVTDRKETFCGMHFFNPPVRMQLVEVISGAHTAEATLDVIEALAEDFGKTPVRVHKDSPGFIVNRILVPLMNEACWLVHEGDATIEEVDSTTKYDMGLPMGSFELGDQVGNDVSYHVLEYMHEELGDAYEPCPLLAEKVENDELGKKTGKGFYDYEDGDGADVPTDEGSEFVADRLTAVMANETAHLIGGDVAGPDAIDEAVQLGAGFPDGPAKLADDAGLDHLLEVLESAHEETGAERYAPADYLAEAAEQGGFHGGDADGGARYDFDTIRVEKPGEMVGKLVLDRPHRMNTISGELLDDLGEAIDLLEDDEDVRSVLLVGEGEKAFSAGADVQSMASGADPLQAVELSRKGQQTFGKLQECDLPVVAGIDGFCLGGGMEMATCADMRVASERSELGQPEHNLGLLPGWGGTQRLQRIVGAGRAKEIIFTAERFDPETMADYGFVNEVVANDELQDRAFELAADLAAGPPIAQRYTKRAMEKGWENADAGLEIEAQAFGQLMQTDDLMEGITAFMGDDDPEFEGK, from the coding sequence ATGGAGTTGGACGATATCAACACTGTAGCAGTTCTCGGAGCGGGGAACATGGGCCACGGCATCGCGGAAGTCGCCGCGCTGGCGGGCTACGAGGTGAACATGCGGGACATCAAAGAGGAGTTCGTGCAGAACGGCTACGAGCAGATCGAGTGGAGCCTGAACAAGCTCGAGGAGAAAGACCAGATCGGCGAGGGCGAAGCCGCAGAAACGCTCGGCCGCGTGACGCCGCTGGTCGACGTCGGCGAGGCAGTCAGCGACGCCGACGTGGTGATCGAGGCCGTCCCCGAGAAGATGGACATCAAGAAGGACGTCTACCAGGAGGTCGAGGAGCACGCCGCCGACGAGGCGATCTTCGCGACCAACACCTCCTCGCTGTCGATCACCGAGCTCTCGGAGGTCACCGACCGGAAAGAGACGTTCTGCGGGATGCACTTTTTCAACCCGCCGGTTCGGATGCAGCTCGTCGAGGTCATCTCCGGCGCCCACACCGCCGAGGCGACGCTCGACGTGATCGAGGCGCTCGCCGAGGACTTCGGCAAGACGCCGGTACGCGTCCACAAGGACTCTCCCGGCTTCATCGTCAACCGCATCCTCGTCCCGCTGATGAACGAGGCCTGTTGGCTCGTCCACGAGGGCGACGCGACGATCGAGGAGGTAGACAGCACCACGAAGTACGACATGGGTCTGCCGATGGGCAGCTTCGAGCTGGGCGACCAGGTCGGCAACGACGTCAGCTACCACGTGCTCGAGTACATGCACGAGGAGCTCGGTGACGCCTACGAGCCCTGCCCGCTGCTGGCCGAGAAGGTCGAGAACGACGAGCTCGGCAAGAAGACCGGCAAGGGGTTCTACGACTACGAGGACGGCGACGGCGCCGACGTCCCCACCGACGAGGGCAGCGAGTTCGTCGCCGACCGACTGACCGCCGTCATGGCCAACGAGACCGCCCACCTGATCGGCGGCGACGTCGCCGGGCCCGACGCCATCGACGAGGCCGTCCAGCTCGGCGCCGGCTTCCCCGACGGCCCCGCCAAGCTCGCCGACGACGCCGGACTCGACCACCTGCTGGAGGTGCTCGAATCGGCCCACGAGGAGACGGGCGCCGAGCGCTACGCTCCCGCGGACTACCTCGCCGAGGCCGCCGAGCAGGGCGGGTTCCACGGCGGCGACGCCGACGGCGGCGCGCGCTACGATTTCGACACGATCCGGGTCGAGAAGCCCGGCGAGATGGTCGGCAAGCTCGTGCTCGATCGTCCCCACCGGATGAACACGATCAGCGGCGAGCTGCTCGACGATCTCGGCGAGGCGATCGATCTGCTCGAAGACGACGAGGACGTCCGATCGGTCTTGCTCGTCGGCGAGGGCGAGAAGGCGTTCTCCGCCGGTGCGGACGTCCAGAGCATGGCCAGCGGCGCCGACCCGCTCCAGGCCGTCGAGCTCTCGCGGAAGGGCCAGCAGACGTTCGGCAAGCTCCAGGAGTGTGACCTCCCGGTCGTCGCCGGCATCGACGGCTTCTGCCTCGGCGGCGGGATGGAGATGGCGACCTGCGCCGATATGCGGGTCGCCTCCGAGCGATCCGAGCTCGGCCAGCCCGAACACAACCTCGGCCTGCTGCCCGGCTGGGGCGGCACGCAGCGCCTCCAGCGCATCGTCGGCGCCGGCCGCGCCAAGGAGATCATCTTCACCGCCGAGCGGTTCGACCCCGAGACGATGGCCGACTACGGCTTCGTCAACGAGGTCGTCGCCAACGACGAGCTACAGGACCGCGCGTTCGAGCTGGCCGCCGATCTCGCGGCCGGGCCGCCGATCGCCCAGCGCTACACCAAGCGCGCCATGGAGAAAGGCTGGGAGAACGCCGATGCCGGTCTCGAGATCGAGGCACAGGCGTTCGGCCAGCTGATGCAGACCGACGATCTCATGGAAGGGATCACGGCTTTCATGGGCGACGACGACCCCGAGTTCGAGGGCAAGTAG
- a CDS encoding HalX domain-containing protein: MSDQPVEILVVDDESRLADLFAAWLTSDWSVETAYDGESALEQIQESVEIVLLDRRMPGLSGHEVLSEIRDRGYDCRVVMVTAVDPDFDIIEMGFDDYLVKPVSKDELLDVVERVQTRSAYEADIQRYYSLVSKKSLLEAEKSDRELEDSDEYSELCEQVDSLRGQVDDTVSGLSDHDDFVGAFQDLPGEQ, from the coding sequence ATGTCCGATCAACCCGTGGAAATTCTCGTCGTAGACGACGAATCGAGGCTGGCAGATCTCTTCGCGGCCTGGCTGACGAGCGACTGGTCCGTCGAAACCGCCTACGACGGGGAGAGTGCCTTAGAGCAGATACAGGAGTCCGTCGAGATCGTCCTGCTCGACCGCCGGATGCCCGGTCTCTCGGGCCACGAAGTTCTCTCGGAGATCCGGGACCGCGGCTACGACTGCCGCGTCGTCATGGTTACGGCGGTCGACCCCGACTTCGACATCATCGAGATGGGGTTCGACGACTACCTCGTCAAACCCGTCTCGAAGGACGAACTACTGGACGTCGTCGAGCGCGTCCAGACCCGTTCGGCCTACGAGGCCGACATCCAGCGCTACTACTCGCTCGTCTCGAAGAAATCGCTGCTGGAAGCCGAGAAGTCGGATCGCGAACTCGAGGATAGCGACGAATACTCGGAACTCTGCGAACAGGTCGACTCGCTGCGCGGCCAGGTCGACGACACGGTGTCCGGGCTCTCCGACCACGACGACTTCGTCGGCGCGTTTCAGGATCTTCCTGGCGAGCAGTGA
- a CDS encoding transcription initiation factor IIB: MTETQTTAERQRAVSNREQTTEREESEDQQLCPECGGRLEADSEHGETVCADCGLVVEEDEIDRGPEWRAFDAAEKDSKSRVGAPTTKMMHDDGLSTNIGWQDKDAYGNTLSSSQREKMQRLRTWNERFRTRDSKERNLKQALGEIDRMASALGLPEDVRETASVIYRRALSEDLLPGRSIEGVATASVYAAARQTGTPRSIDEVAQVSRIDEMEFKRTYRYIVRELNLEIQPADPEQYVGRFASELDLADESEQRARELLRTAKEEGLHSGKSPVGLAAAAVYAAPLLCNGEITQSEVSEVTDISEVTIRNRYKELLEAKGVTTV, from the coding sequence GGCCGAGCGCCAGCGGGCTGTCTCGAACCGAGAGCAAACGACCGAGCGCGAGGAGAGCGAAGACCAGCAACTGTGTCCCGAGTGCGGCGGCCGGCTGGAGGCCGACAGCGAGCACGGCGAGACCGTCTGTGCGGACTGCGGGCTGGTCGTCGAGGAAGACGAGATCGACCGCGGCCCCGAGTGGCGCGCGTTCGACGCCGCCGAGAAGGACTCGAAGAGCCGCGTCGGCGCCCCCACCACGAAGATGATGCACGACGACGGGCTCTCCACAAATATCGGCTGGCAGGACAAGGACGCCTACGGCAACACCCTCAGCTCCAGCCAGCGCGAGAAGATGCAGCGCCTGCGCACCTGGAACGAGCGCTTCCGCACCCGGGACTCCAAGGAGCGCAACCTCAAGCAGGCGCTCGGCGAGATCGACCGGATGGCGAGCGCACTCGGGCTCCCCGAGGACGTTCGCGAGACCGCCAGCGTCATCTACCGCCGCGCGCTCAGCGAAGACCTCCTGCCGGGCCGCTCGATCGAAGGCGTCGCGACGGCCAGCGTCTACGCGGCCGCCCGCCAGACGGGAACTCCACGAAGCATCGACGAGGTCGCCCAGGTCAGCCGCATCGACGAGATGGAGTTCAAGCGCACCTACCGTTACATCGTCCGCGAGTTGAACCTCGAAATCCAGCCCGCCGATCCCGAGCAGTACGTCGGCCGCTTCGCGTCGGAACTCGACCTCGCCGACGAGTCCGAACAGCGCGCCCGCGAACTGCTCCGCACCGCGAAGGAAGAGGGCCTTCACTCCGGCAAGAGCCCCGTCGGGCTGGCCGCCGCGGCCGTCTACGCCGCGCCGCTACTGTGCAACGGGGAAATCACCCAGTCGGAAGTCTCGGAGGTCACCGACATCTCCGAAGTCACCATCCGCAACCGCTACAAAGAGTTGCTCGAAGCGAAAGGCGTCACGACCGTTTGA
- a CDS encoding DNA-3-methyladenine glycosylase 2 family protein: MAELIDRHGPVDLAPADSEFRRLIVSIVNQQLSTASARAVRERAFELIGEPITPDAVLAAEEAALREAGLSNSKIEYVRNCARAFRERDLTRDGLYEYGDDEVIDLLTEIRGVGAWTARMYLIFALGREDVLPLGDLAVRRGIDQLYGTGDATMDRSEMRSIAEAWRPYRSVATRYVWLEYEDD; the protein is encoded by the coding sequence ATGGCCGAGCTGATCGATCGCCACGGCCCGGTCGATCTCGCGCCGGCCGACAGCGAGTTCCGACGCCTGATCGTCTCGATCGTCAACCAGCAGCTGTCGACCGCGTCGGCCCGCGCCGTCCGCGAGCGCGCGTTCGAGTTGATCGGCGAGCCGATCACGCCCGACGCCGTGCTGGCCGCCGAGGAGGCGGCGCTCCGGGAGGCCGGACTGAGCAACTCGAAGATCGAGTACGTCAGGAACTGCGCGCGGGCGTTCCGGGAGCGGGATCTTACCCGTGACGGCCTCTACGAGTACGGGGACGACGAAGTGATCGACCTGCTGACCGAGATCCGCGGCGTCGGCGCGTGGACCGCCCGGATGTACCTCATCTTCGCGCTCGGGCGGGAAGACGTCCTGCCGCTGGGCGATCTCGCCGTTCGGCGCGGCATCGATCAGCTCTACGGAACGGGCGACGCGACGATGGACCGCAGCGAGATGCGATCGATCGCCGAGGCGTGGCGTCCGTACCGGTCGGTCGCGACGCGGTACGTCTGGCTGGAGTACGAGGACGACTGA